In one window of Prosthecobacter fusiformis DNA:
- a CDS encoding DUF3147 family protein, producing the protein MTYYLIKLFLSAGMIVTITEIAKRNNAAASIIHSLPLTSVLAFIWIYLETKDAALIGRHAYGTFWYVLPTLPMFILMPWLIKKLGGFWPAFGAGIVLTVALYLLTMRLLKLAGVNL; encoded by the coding sequence ATGACTTATTACCTCATCAAGCTCTTCCTCAGCGCCGGCATGATCGTCACCATCACGGAGATCGCCAAGCGCAACAACGCCGCCGCCAGCATCATCCACTCTCTGCCGCTGACCTCCGTCCTCGCTTTCATCTGGATTTATCTGGAGACAAAGGACGCCGCCCTCATCGGCCGCCACGCTTACGGCACCTTCTGGTACGTCTTGCCCACGCTGCCCATGTTTATCCTCATGCCCTGGCTCATCAAAAAGCTCGGCGGCTTCTGGCCCGCCTTCGGTGCCGGCATCGTCCTCACCGTCGCTCTGTATCTCCTCACCATGCGCCTGCTCAAGCTCGCTGGTGTCAATCTTTGA
- a CDS encoding efflux RND transporter periplasmic adaptor subunit, with product MPRFIRLAFIAGLLCLPSFAAESTRVILDEISVKNLRLETVETEEASFEETIFSLGHLEILPGRKAVVSSRIAGRAFSVLALPDQQVEEGDELVWVESRQPGDPPPTIMLPAPMAGLISKVDISQGQPITPDQALIEIVDMETLEAAAQVPEHLAGRLEKGQIARIRLPAFPDKVFEAKLAHIGAYADEKNGTVEAAFHLSNEDLLLRPGMRAEFTIVTRLREGVTVIPSAALQGDSINRFVFVKDFELANAFVKASVVIGQTNDTFVEVISGLLPGDEVVTQGAYALAFAGGGTTSLKEALDAAHGHEHNEDGTERKESAAEDHDHDHESESSSWNELTLLFAASTALLLVLLALVSWKRNSSIS from the coding sequence ATGCCGCGTTTTATCCGTCTCGCCTTTATTGCCGGACTCCTTTGTCTTCCTTCGTTCGCCGCCGAAAGCACCCGGGTCATCCTGGATGAAATCAGCGTCAAAAACCTGCGCCTTGAAACCGTCGAAACTGAAGAAGCCTCTTTTGAGGAAACCATCTTTTCGTTAGGCCATCTGGAGATCCTCCCTGGGCGTAAGGCCGTCGTCAGCAGCCGTATTGCTGGGCGAGCCTTCAGTGTCCTCGCCCTTCCAGACCAGCAGGTGGAGGAAGGGGATGAACTCGTCTGGGTGGAAAGCCGTCAGCCGGGTGATCCACCGCCCACCATCATGCTGCCCGCGCCCATGGCCGGCCTCATTTCAAAAGTGGATATCTCTCAAGGCCAGCCCATCACCCCGGATCAGGCCCTCATCGAAATCGTGGACATGGAAACGCTCGAGGCCGCCGCGCAGGTGCCTGAGCATCTGGCGGGGCGGTTGGAAAAAGGCCAGATCGCCCGTATTCGCTTGCCTGCTTTTCCAGACAAGGTCTTCGAGGCCAAACTCGCCCATATCGGTGCCTATGCCGACGAGAAAAACGGCACCGTCGAAGCCGCCTTCCACTTATCCAATGAAGACCTTCTTTTGCGTCCAGGCATGAGGGCAGAATTCACCATCGTCACCCGTCTCCGTGAAGGTGTGACCGTCATCCCCAGTGCTGCCCTCCAGGGTGATAGCATCAACCGCTTTGTGTTCGTCAAAGATTTCGAACTCGCCAATGCCTTCGTTAAAGCTTCTGTCGTCATCGGCCAAACAAACGATACGTTCGTGGAGGTCATCAGCGGTCTCTTGCCCGGTGATGAAGTGGTTACCCAGGGCGCTTATGCCCTCGCCTTCGCCGGTGGTGGCACCACCAGTCTCAAAGAAGCCCTTGATGCCGCCCATGGACATGAGCACAACGAGGACGGCACCGAGAGAAAAGAATCCGCCGCCGAAGACCACGATCACGACCATGAAAGCGAAAGTTCGTCATGGAATGAACTGACTCTCCTCTTCGCCGCCAGCACCGCTTTGCTGCTGGTCCTTCTGGCCCTGGTTTCATGGAAGCGCAACTCATCCATTTCCTAG
- a CDS encoding TolC family protein yields MHRRLLILSCLVAVSSTQALTLSDIAPRVRSHHPQLKAARMAVEEARGRQLGAGRLSNPSLGFEFQNESRVSPRSSTFSLDQSFPITRRLTLEKQLTSQLVTAAELEVKDAERNLIAEARSLAVKLLSLEKQRALRQQQTQLAQELSSFAKERADAGELSPLDAAQAQVDAQRLQLEARRIQIETVTLQGALKPMLGLSPAASLKLTGDLPALTLPGRSAWQQRADYQLAQAKTQAAQTDAALAHARRYQDVSAGLFAAREQQDVSSSSTEHTGFIGFRFSIPLPLWNRNQGEIAEKTASIERARLESEALASQITSEAETARQEMQANAALVTETRDRLLPLVKEQTDKLETAYQTGQTDLLTVLRARDQRLQLEAAVLDASRDFHLARIRYEAAVGSMH; encoded by the coding sequence ATGCATCGTCGTTTATTGATCCTTTCATGCCTCGTGGCAGTTTCGTCCACTCAGGCACTTACTCTTTCGGACATCGCCCCCCGTGTCCGTAGCCACCATCCCCAGCTCAAAGCAGCCCGCATGGCGGTGGAAGAAGCACGCGGTCGTCAGCTCGGCGCAGGTCGCCTGTCGAATCCTTCGTTAGGCTTCGAATTTCAAAACGAGAGCCGGGTATCCCCCCGCTCCAGCACCTTCTCGCTGGACCAGTCTTTCCCCATCACCCGCAGACTGACACTGGAAAAACAGCTTACCTCACAGCTCGTCACCGCTGCCGAACTTGAGGTGAAGGACGCCGAGCGCAACCTCATCGCCGAAGCCCGTAGCCTCGCGGTCAAGCTGCTCTCTCTGGAAAAACAACGCGCCTTGCGCCAGCAGCAGACCCAGCTTGCCCAGGAGCTTTCCAGCTTCGCCAAGGAGCGTGCCGATGCCGGTGAGCTATCTCCCCTGGATGCCGCTCAGGCTCAGGTAGATGCCCAGCGGCTCCAGTTGGAAGCCCGCCGCATCCAGATTGAAACCGTTACCCTCCAGGGCGCTCTCAAACCCATGCTTGGACTCAGCCCTGCCGCGTCCTTAAAGCTCACGGGGGATCTCCCCGCTCTCACCCTCCCAGGCAGGTCCGCATGGCAGCAGCGGGCAGATTACCAGCTCGCCCAGGCTAAAACCCAGGCTGCCCAGACCGATGCCGCACTGGCTCACGCCCGCCGTTATCAGGATGTCAGCGCGGGCCTCTTTGCCGCCCGTGAGCAGCAGGATGTCAGCTCCAGCAGCACGGAGCACACCGGTTTCATAGGCTTCCGCTTCTCCATTCCATTGCCCCTTTGGAACCGCAACCAGGGGGAGATCGCTGAAAAGACCGCTAGCATCGAGCGCGCCCGTTTGGAAAGCGAAGCTCTCGCTTCACAAATCACCAGTGAAGCTGAAACCGCCCGCCAGGAAATGCAGGCCAATGCTGCCCTCGTGACCGAGACGCGAGACCGCCTGCTCCCCCTCGTCAAAGAGCAGACGGACAAGTTGGAAACCGCCTACCAGACCGGCCAGACAGATCTTCTCACCGTCCTTCGCGCCCGGGATCAGCGCCTTCAGCTTGAGGCCGCTGTCCTGGACGCCAGCCGTGATTTCCACCTCGCCCGCATCCGTTATGAGGCTGCCGTCGGTTCCATGCATTAG
- a CDS encoding heavy metal translocating P-type ATPase, protein MEDHSHSHSGNSSCEHGHDDTPLPRTALVTASGALLALGMLLQWLQAGPSMLPVIAFACATLAGGLLVFPAAWGALKKGRLDMNVLMTVAVTGAWLVGEGAEGAAVVFLFALSELLESWSVGRARRAIASLLTLTPETALARQPDGSFHETPVADVYVDMEIQVSSGESVPLDGEVISGSSSVNQAPITGESVPVDKKPGDVVYAGTINGEGSLKVRVTKAAGDTTLARIIRLVAEAESQKAPTQRFVDRFARIYTPAVFVVALLVGLLPPLLLHRDWSEWIYRALVFLVIACPCALVISTPVSIVSGLTALARRGVLIKGGAYLEVLGKLCALAVDKTGTITRGQPQVTDIITLGGMSEEEILHRAAAIDSHSAHPLARAVVQAAQARNITWQQAGEYQSVTGRGATAMMDGHPHFIGNHQMAHEMGVCSPEIESRLAEIEERGESLAILGHSPHAGCTGAVLGIISIGDTMRPEVPEALRRLHAAGLKKVVMLSGDNQRTADAIARLAGIDETHGDLMPEQKIQHIRRLMEEHGYVGMIGDGVNDAPALALASVGIAMGAVGSDTAIETADMALMKDDLTQVADAIILGRRTLRIIQFNVAFALAIKALFLILAFTGHTSLWLAILADTGATLLVILNSLRLLGPEIKFK, encoded by the coding sequence ATGGAAGATCATTCACATTCACATTCGGGGAACAGCTCATGCGAGCATGGCCACGATGACACACCTCTGCCACGCACCGCCCTGGTCACAGCCTCGGGGGCCTTGCTGGCTTTGGGCATGCTTTTACAGTGGCTCCAAGCCGGACCCTCCATGCTGCCGGTCATCGCCTTTGCCTGCGCCACTTTGGCCGGCGGACTGCTCGTCTTCCCTGCGGCCTGGGGCGCATTAAAGAAAGGCCGCCTGGACATGAACGTCCTCATGACCGTCGCAGTCACCGGTGCCTGGCTGGTGGGGGAGGGGGCGGAAGGGGCCGCCGTCGTCTTTCTTTTCGCTCTCTCGGAACTGCTGGAATCCTGGAGCGTCGGTCGTGCCCGGCGCGCCATTGCTTCACTCCTCACCCTCACTCCAGAAACCGCCCTTGCCCGCCAGCCCGATGGTTCCTTTCATGAAACGCCCGTGGCCGATGTATACGTGGACATGGAGATCCAGGTCAGCAGTGGTGAAAGCGTGCCTCTGGATGGCGAAGTCATTTCAGGCAGCTCATCGGTAAACCAGGCACCCATCACGGGCGAGTCAGTGCCCGTGGATAAAAAGCCGGGAGATGTTGTCTATGCAGGCACCATCAATGGCGAGGGCTCTTTGAAAGTCCGCGTCACCAAAGCCGCAGGGGACACCACACTGGCCCGCATTATTCGCCTCGTCGCAGAGGCGGAAAGCCAGAAGGCACCCACCCAGCGCTTTGTGGATCGCTTTGCCCGCATCTATACCCCGGCGGTTTTCGTGGTTGCATTGTTGGTTGGGCTACTGCCGCCATTGCTCCTGCATAGAGACTGGTCCGAATGGATTTATCGTGCATTGGTTTTCCTCGTCATTGCTTGTCCCTGTGCCCTTGTTATTTCCACCCCTGTATCCATTGTCTCCGGGCTCACCGCCCTCGCCAGACGTGGCGTCCTCATCAAAGGCGGAGCTTATCTCGAGGTGCTTGGAAAGCTGTGCGCGCTCGCCGTGGACAAAACAGGCACCATCACCCGTGGCCAGCCTCAGGTCACGGACATCATCACCTTGGGCGGCATGAGTGAGGAGGAGATTCTCCACCGTGCCGCCGCCATTGATTCACACTCCGCTCATCCCTTAGCCAGGGCAGTCGTCCAGGCTGCCCAGGCGCGGAACATTACCTGGCAGCAGGCGGGTGAATATCAGTCCGTCACCGGTCGCGGTGCCACTGCCATGATGGACGGGCACCCGCATTTCATCGGCAACCATCAGATGGCGCATGAAATGGGCGTCTGCAGCCCCGAGATCGAGAGCCGCCTTGCGGAGATTGAAGAACGCGGGGAATCCCTCGCCATCCTGGGGCATTCACCTCATGCAGGCTGCACCGGTGCTGTCCTCGGCATCATCAGCATTGGGGATACCATGCGCCCTGAGGTGCCTGAGGCACTGCGGCGTCTCCATGCCGCAGGTTTGAAAAAAGTCGTCATGCTCAGTGGTGACAATCAGCGTACTGCCGATGCCATCGCCCGCCTCGCCGGCATTGATGAAACCCATGGGGATCTCATGCCGGAGCAGAAGATCCAGCACATCCGCCGCCTCATGGAGGAGCATGGTTACGTCGGCATGATTGGCGATGGCGTCAATGATGCCCCCGCGCTCGCCCTTGCCAGTGTGGGCATCGCCATGGGTGCCGTCGGCAGCGATACCGCCATTGAGACCGCAGACATGGCCCTGATGAAGGATGATCTCACCCAGGTGGCGGATGCCATCATTCTCGGCCGCCGGACCTTGCGCATCATCCAGTTCAATGTCGCCTTCGCCCTCGCAATAAAAGCGCTTTTCCTCATCCTTGCCTTCACCGGCCATACCAGCCTATGGCTCGCCATCCTCGCAGATACCGGAGCCACCCTCCTCGTCATCCTCAATTCCCTCCGCCTCCTCGGCCCAGAAATTAAATTCAAATAA
- a CDS encoding efflux RND transporter permease subunit: MLNRLILWSLHHRAIIIGASILLLVMGARTVTQLPVEVLPDLTKPTVTILTEAPGLAPEEVEALITQPIESALMGVAGLTRLRSTSDISLSLVFAEFAWGTDIYRARQFVQERLAGARSTLPPDTQPFLTPVASLMGEILLVGVRSTDVKVPAMEVRSLADWTIRRRLQAIPGIAEVLNMGGGVKQVQIQPDPLKMQAHGVTFEDLERAARESATNTTGGFLNSGPREIMVRNLAMTVQLDDFSRTVLRHADDRIVTIGDVAQVVWGVEPMRGDASVNGTRGVIMSVTKAPGFDTLTLTGEIEKAIEELKPTLPAGVEAVVLFRQADFIEHAIGNLQEAIRDGAIMVTIVIFLFLLNARTTFITLMAMPLSFAITILAFKALGISVNSMTLGGLAVAIGMVVDDAIVDVENVWRRLRQGGSASPLSIIASASGEVRNSILYATVLIILVFLPLLGLSGVEGRLFGPIAMATILSMLASFIVSLSVIPVLCSLLLKPKAGQQHHEGRFTSGFKWLLKKTILRFSLSQPFLVIGVTLMLLLAAAMLYPRMGKDFLPAFQEETALVSMTAAPGSSLDETNRMADIVEALIMQVPEVRQVGRRLGRAERGDHVVPISSAEMDVDFRATSGRTRAEILEDIRTRIRSVPGTFSVLTGPLADRIGHMLSGVSAPVAIKVFGPDLETLRSLGTQVQTLAKTIPGFEDAKLDQQSLIPQLRIEADRHRAAAYGVTPGRLNEILSALIGGQNVAELRDGQRSIGLAIRLPAALRDSPDKIASLPIETARGPGIPLRLVAQVREAKGPNAIQREGTQRRFVISIKPTARDVGALVARLQQQIAEKVKLPEGYFISYEGEFQAQQEASQRILILFGVVLLIIVFLLWGYFRSFVLACQVLLNLPLALMGSLALTWLLVGNISIATLVGFIAVGGVAARNGIMMLSHYLHLMKHEGEVFSRSMIERGTLERLVPVTMTALSAGIALIPLVLAAGEPGKEILHPVAVCIVGGLISSTLLDFAVTPAVFSVFGRRAADKALRLAAPAAH; the protein is encoded by the coding sequence ATGCTGAACCGCCTCATCCTCTGGTCCCTCCACCATCGGGCCATCATCATCGGTGCCAGTATCCTCCTGCTCGTCATGGGAGCACGTACCGTCACGCAGCTTCCTGTGGAAGTTTTGCCAGACCTCACCAAGCCCACGGTCACCATCCTCACGGAGGCCCCCGGCCTCGCTCCCGAAGAGGTAGAAGCCCTCATCACCCAGCCCATTGAAAGCGCCCTCATGGGGGTTGCGGGCTTGACTCGTCTTCGCTCCACTTCGGACATCTCCTTGTCTCTCGTCTTCGCCGAGTTTGCTTGGGGTACAGACATCTATCGCGCGCGCCAATTTGTGCAGGAGCGGCTTGCGGGTGCCCGCTCCACCTTGCCTCCGGATACACAACCTTTCCTCACCCCCGTCGCCTCTTTGATGGGAGAAATCCTCCTTGTAGGCGTCCGCAGTACCGATGTAAAAGTCCCCGCCATGGAAGTGCGCAGCCTGGCCGACTGGACCATCCGCCGCCGCTTGCAGGCCATTCCCGGCATTGCTGAAGTGCTCAACATGGGCGGTGGCGTGAAGCAGGTACAGATCCAGCCAGACCCTCTCAAGATGCAGGCCCACGGGGTCACCTTTGAGGATCTGGAGCGTGCCGCACGCGAGTCCGCCACCAATACCACCGGCGGTTTCCTCAACTCGGGCCCCCGTGAAATCATGGTTAGAAACCTCGCCATGACTGTGCAGTTGGATGACTTCTCCCGCACCGTCCTTCGTCATGCCGATGACCGCATCGTCACCATTGGCGATGTCGCGCAGGTTGTTTGGGGTGTCGAACCCATGCGTGGAGATGCCAGTGTCAACGGCACTCGCGGCGTCATCATGAGCGTTACCAAAGCCCCCGGCTTTGACACCCTCACTCTCACCGGCGAGATCGAAAAAGCCATTGAGGAGCTGAAGCCCACCTTGCCAGCCGGAGTCGAGGCCGTGGTGCTTTTTCGCCAGGCAGATTTCATCGAGCACGCCATCGGCAATCTTCAGGAGGCCATTCGCGATGGTGCCATCATGGTCACCATCGTCATCTTTCTCTTCCTGCTGAATGCCCGCACCACCTTCATCACCCTCATGGCCATGCCGCTTTCGTTTGCCATCACCATTCTCGCATTCAAGGCACTCGGCATCAGTGTCAATAGCATGACCCTCGGCGGTCTGGCCGTGGCCATCGGCATGGTGGTGGACGATGCCATCGTGGATGTTGAAAACGTCTGGCGCCGTCTCCGGCAGGGTGGTTCGGCCTCTCCTCTCTCCATCATCGCCTCCGCTTCCGGGGAGGTCAGAAACTCCATCCTCTATGCCACCGTGCTCATCATTTTGGTCTTCCTTCCATTGTTAGGCCTCAGCGGGGTGGAAGGCCGCCTCTTCGGCCCCATCGCCATGGCCACCATCCTGTCCATGCTGGCCTCCTTCATCGTATCACTGTCAGTTATACCGGTGCTTTGTTCACTGTTGCTAAAACCAAAGGCCGGCCAGCAACACCACGAAGGTCGCTTCACCTCCGGCTTCAAATGGTTGCTGAAGAAAACCATCCTCCGCTTCAGCCTCAGCCAGCCCTTCCTGGTCATCGGCGTCACCCTCATGCTGCTCCTGGCTGCGGCCATGCTTTATCCGCGCATGGGAAAAGATTTCCTTCCCGCTTTCCAGGAGGAGACTGCCCTCGTCTCCATGACCGCTGCCCCCGGATCCTCTCTGGATGAAACCAACCGCATGGCAGATATTGTCGAAGCCCTCATCATGCAGGTGCCGGAAGTCCGCCAGGTCGGTCGCCGACTGGGTCGAGCTGAACGCGGAGACCATGTCGTCCCCATCAGCTCAGCCGAAATGGATGTGGACTTTCGTGCCACCTCGGGACGGACTCGCGCGGAGATTTTGGAGGACATCCGCACCCGCATCCGCAGCGTGCCTGGCACCTTCAGTGTCCTCACCGGTCCCCTGGCGGACCGCATCGGCCACATGCTCAGCGGCGTCTCCGCCCCCGTGGCCATCAAGGTCTTCGGGCCGGATCTGGAAACCCTGCGCTCCCTTGGCACCCAGGTGCAGACCCTGGCCAAAACCATCCCTGGATTTGAAGATGCCAAGCTCGACCAGCAATCCCTCATCCCCCAGCTCCGCATCGAGGCCGACCGCCACCGCGCCGCCGCTTATGGCGTCACCCCTGGCCGTCTCAATGAAATTCTCTCAGCTCTGATCGGTGGTCAAAACGTCGCGGAACTTCGTGATGGTCAGCGCTCCATCGGTCTCGCCATCCGTCTCCCGGCCGCCTTGCGCGATTCCCCCGACAAGATAGCCAGCCTTCCCATCGAGACCGCACGCGGCCCCGGTATCCCCCTGCGCCTCGTCGCCCAGGTTCGTGAGGCCAAAGGCCCCAATGCCATCCAGCGTGAAGGCACTCAGCGTCGCTTCGTCATCAGCATCAAGCCCACCGCTCGCGATGTCGGCGCACTCGTCGCCCGGCTTCAGCAACAGATCGCTGAAAAAGTGAAACTGCCTGAAGGTTACTTCATCAGTTATGAAGGGGAGTTCCAGGCGCAGCAGGAGGCCTCGCAGCGCATCCTCATTCTCTTCGGCGTCGTCCTGCTCATCATCGTCTTTCTCCTCTGGGGATATTTCCGCAGTTTCGTACTCGCCTGTCAGGTCTTGTTGAATCTTCCCCTCGCACTCATGGGTAGCCTGGCCCTCACCTGGCTGCTCGTGGGCAATATCAGCATCGCCACCCTCGTCGGTTTCATCGCCGTCGGCGGCGTCGCCGCACGCAATGGCATCATGATGCTCAGCCATTACCTGCATCTCATGAAGCATGAGGGGGAAGTTTTCAGCCGCTCCATGATCGAGCGGGGCACTCTGGAGCGCCTCGTCCCCGTCACCATGACGGCCCTCAGTGCTGGCATCGCCCTCATCCCTCTCGTCCTCGCCGCCGGCGAGCCAGGAAAGGAAATTCTTCACCCCGTCGCCGTTTGCATCGTCGGGGGTCTCATCAGCAGCACATTGCTGGATTTTGCCGTCACCCCAGCCGTATTCTCCGTCTTCGGACGGCGTGCGGCAGATAAAGCTTTGCGCCTGGCAGCCCCAGCCGCTCATTAA